From a region of the Lactuca sativa cultivar Salinas chromosome 4, Lsat_Salinas_v11, whole genome shotgun sequence genome:
- the LOC111901901 gene encoding disease resistance protein RPV1 has product METRINDVVSYLGIGCDDVRMIGIKGMGGGGKTTLARAVFDQISFRFEGKSFVENVREISNASLSGFKLLQNQVLSDVLNDKDINISSVYDGKHMMKRMMPNRKVLVVLDDVDHIDQLEALAGEPNWFKPGSRIIVTTIDEQVLIAHRVKLIHDVNLLSDMEAICLFNKYAFGGDISIQQYEKLSKQVVGYAAGLPLMVRVLGSFLCGKNELEWDYKEIFLDIACIMKGWRKDNAIKAFESCGLHARNGLRVLEQRSLITISNYNSKGYKCIGMHDHIQEMGRNIVRRSHLDKPHKHSRLWIADEIEEILANDLVTKATRCILVHAEKLNPHIVLKGLGKMKKLRLLAVDIGYRSRTSEFNNIDNPDFPNALQYLRVDYYPFWSLPKAFQANNLVSLEMANSQIVQLWEAGENKVLNKLRFLNLSWSKLSTLDLRFNPNLETLNLGGCSNLVELHMPVGCLKLISADISHSRLRTLDLGLAPNLTKLILARCRNLVELHMPRRCPDLKSLQLTHSKLRTLDIGRTPVLENLDLEDCYYLEELHMADQCQNLRNLNICHSKLRTLNLGLSPNLRTLYLQECCNLVELHMLDRCLYLTSLQLANLKVRTLDIGLTPNLKTLDLRNCYDLEELHMSVGCLKLTSVDLTHSRLRTLDLGLALNLEILIIDQCPDLVELQMPNRCLNLVSLQITNSKLRTLDIGLTPNLKNLDLENSYYLEEFHMVDECQKLANLNLSHSKLRTLNLGLTPNLKNLYLAQCCNLVELTTPLGCLKEISHLYVSGGLGFRALTFQAKGYESFSVKESLRVVPLAELHLIEVSLESCPLHPDNSLALTRNFEMLISFYREDQLSLTRNFEMLISLFKCACTSLEKISGSICGLRRLRKLKMEGSFVEVPKDLDGLECLEELILLSTKINHLPDTICKLKHLKSLELNLCSLLETLPEDLGWLECLEKLTLYFTIIKHLPDSICMLKHLKSLELNACFLLEKLPEDLGRLECLEKFTLYSTTIKHLPDSICMLKHLKSLALNSCFLLEKLPEDLGLLECLEKFTLYYATIKLLPDSICMLKHLKSLELNSWFFLEKLPKDLGQLEYLEKLKVMKCERLQEIPNSIGEMKYLKHINLANCIRIEKLPEGLGCIECLKELDIEGTSISHIPQSILLLKGLLIIGSKGVLESRGFTSEMQTPGNGTS; this is encoded by the exons ATGGAAACCCGGATCAATGATGTTGTATCTTATTTAGGAATTGGTTGTGATGATGTCCGAATGATCGGTATCAAGGGGATGGGAGGTGGTGGGAAGACAACTTTGGCCAGAGCTGTTTTTGATCAAATATCCTTTCGGTTCGAAGGTAAAAGCTTCGTCGAGAATGTGAGGGAAATTTCAAATGCTTCGTTATCCGGTTTCAAGTTGTTGCAAAATCAAGTCCTCTCTGACGTATTAAATGATAAAGACATCAATATAAGTAGTGTTTATGATGGTAAACacatgatgaagaggatgatgcccAATAGGAAGGTTCTTGTTGTTCTAGATGATGTGGATCATATAGACCAACTTGAGGCGTTAGCTGGTGAGCCTAATTGGTTTAAGCCGGGAAGTAGAATTATTGTTACAACAATAGACGAGCAAGTGCTCATAGCACACAGAGTGAAGTTGATTCATGATGTCAATTTGTTATCCGATATGGAAGCAATTTGCCTCTTCAATAAGTATGCATTTGGTGGCGATATTTCTATTCAACAATATGAAAAGCTATCCAAACAAGTTGTAGGTTATGCTGCTGGTCTTCCTTTAATGGTCAGAGTTTTAGGATCATTTCTTTGTGGTAAAAATGAGCTTGAATGG GATTACAAGGAAATATTCCTAGATATTGCATGCATCATGAAAGGCTGGCGGAAAGACAATGCaataaaagcatttgaaagtTGCGGATTACATGCTAGAAATGGTTTAAGAGTTCTTGAGCAGAGATCTCTCATAACTATTTCTAATTATAATAGTAAAGGTTACAAGTGTATTGGAATGCATGACCATATTCAAGAAATGGGCAGGAATATTGTTCGTCGCTCTCACCTGGATAAGCCTCACAAACATAGCCGATTGTGGATTGCCGATGAAATTGAAGAGATATTGGCTAATGATTTG gttactaAAGCAACAAGATGTATCCTAGTCCATGCCGAGAAACTCAATCCGCATATTGTTCTAAAAGGTCTTGGAAAGATGAAAAAACTTAGACTTCTTGCCGTGGATATTGGATATCGTTCCCGTACTTCAGAATTTAATAATATAGACAACCCGGACTTTCCTAATGCTTTACAATATCTACGTGTGGATTATTACCCTTTTTGGTCTTTACCCAAAGCATTTCAAGCAAATAATCTTGTTTCACTTGAGATGGCTAACAGTCAAATCGTACAACTTTGGGAAGCGGGAGAAAACAAG GTTCTTAACAAGCTTAGATTCCTTAACCTGAGTTGGTCAAAGTTGAGTACCCTTGACCTTAGGTTTAATCCAAATCTTGAGACGTTGAATCTTGGAGGATGCTCTAATTTGGTAGAACTTCACATGCCTGTTGGATGTTTGAAGCTCATATCTGCCGACATCTCACATTCAAGGTTGAGGACTCTTGACCTTGGGCTAGCTCCGAATCTCACAAAGTTGATTCTTGCTCGATGCCGTAATTTGGTAGAACTTCACATGCCCCGTAGATGTCCAGATCTCAAGTCCCTACAACTCACTCATTCAAAATTGAGGACCCTTGACATTGGGCGGACTCCGGTTCTCGAGAATTTAGATCTTGAAGATTGTTATTATTTGGAAGAACTTCACATGGCTGATCAATGTCAAAATCTCAGAAACCTCAACATTTGTCATTCAAAGTTGAGGACTCTTAACCTTGGGCTGAGTCCAAATCTTAGGACATTATATCTTCAAGAATGTTGTAATTTGGTGGAACTTCACATGCTTGATAGATGTCTATATCTCACGTCCCTACAACTTGCTAATTTAAAGGTGAGGACTCTTGACATTGGCCTTACTCCAAATCTCAAGACATTAGATCTTAGAAACTGTTATGATTTGGAAGAACTTCACATGTCCGTTGGATGTTTAAAGCTCACATCCGTCGACCTCACACATTCAAGGTTGAGGACTCTTGACCTTGGGTTGGCTCTGAATCTTGAGATATTGATTATTGATCAATGTCCTGATTTGGTAGAACTTCAAATGCCTAATAGATGTCTAAATCTCGTATCCCTACAAATCACCAATTCAAAATTGAGGACCCTTGACATTGGGCTGACTCCCAATCTCAAGAATTTAGATCTTGAAAATTCTTATTATTTGGAAGAATTTCACATGGTCGATGAATGTCAAAAGTTGGCAAACCTCAACCTTAGTCATTCAAAGTTGAGAACCCTTAACCTTGGGTTGACTCCAAATCTCAAGAACTTATATCTTGCACAATGTTGTAATTTGGTAGAACTGACCACCCCTCTTGGATGTCTAAAAGAGATTTCGCACTTGTATGTAAGCGGTGGTTTGGGCTTTAGAGCTCTTACGTTTCAGGCAAAGGGTTATGAATCTTTTAGTGTAAAAGAATCACTAAGGGTTGTTCCTTTAGCTGAGTTACATCTGATTGAGGTTTCCTTAGAAAGCTGCCCACTTCATCCCGACAATAGCTTGGCACTTACTAGAAATTTTGAGATGCTTATTTCTTTTTATAGAGAAGATCAGCTCTCACTGACTAGAAATTTTGAGATGCTTATTTCTCTATTCAAGTGCGCTTGCACAAGCCTTGAGAAGATTTCAGGAAGCATTTGTGGATTACGACGTTTAAGAAAGCTTAAAATGGAAGGAAGTTTTGTGGAGGTGCCCAAGGACCTTGACGGGTTGGAATGTCTCGAGGAGTTAATATTGTTGTCTACAAAGATAAACCATCTTCCAGACACCATTTGTAAGTTGAAACATCTGAAATCTCTCGAACTCAACTTGTGTTCTCTTCTTGAGACGTTACCTGAGGATCTTGGCTGGTTAGAATGTTTAGAAAAGCTCACTTTGTATTTTACAATCATTAAACATCTTCCAGATAGCATTTGTATGCTGAAACATCTGAAGTCTCTCGAACTTAACGCTTGCTTTCTTCTTGAGAAGTTACCGGAGGATCTTGGCAGATTAGAATGTTTAGAGAAGTTCACTTTGTATTCTACAACCATTAAACATCTTCCAGATAGCATTTGTATGTTGAAACATCTAAAGTCTCTTGCACTTAACTCATGTTTTCTTCTTGAGAAGTTACCTGAGGATCTTGGCCTATTAGAATGTTTAGAGAAGTTCACTTTGTATTATGCAACCATTAAACTTCTTCCGGATAGTATTTGTATGTTGAAACATCTAAAGTCTCTTGAACTTAACTCCTGGTTTTTTCTTGAGAAGTTACCCAAGGATCTTGGCCAATTAGAATATTTAGAGAAGTTAAAAGTAATGAAGTGTGAACGTTTACAAGAAATCCCGAATAGCATTGGTGAGATGAAATATCTAAAACATATCAATCTTGCCAATTGTATTCGAATTGAGAAGTTGCCAGAGGGACTTGGATGTATAGAGTGCTTAAAAGAGTTGGATATAGAAGGTACAAGCATAAGTCATATTCCGCAGAGCATTCTCTTGTTGAAAGGTCTACTTATTATTGGGTCCAAAGGGGTTCTTGAGTCACGTGGCTTTACATCCGAGATGCAAACCCCAGGAAATGGAACATCGTAG
- the LOC111901900 gene encoding disease resistance protein Roq1-like, giving the protein MASSSTSFVHKSFKYDVFLSFRGEDTRTNFVDHLYQALKQKSIHTYKDDHRIKKGKNISDELIRSIEDSKFYIIVFSKNYASSFWCLDELVKIMKCHRSMEHTAYPLFYDVEP; this is encoded by the coding sequence ATGGCATCTTCTTCAACTTCATTCGTTCACAAGAGCTTTAAGTATGATGTGTTTTTGAGTTTTAGGGGTGAAGACACCCGTACGAACTTCGTTGATCATCTTTATCAAGCTCTTAAACAAAAAAGCATTCATACTTACAAGGACGACCATAGAATCAAAAAAGGGAAAAACATTAGTGATGAGCTTATCAGATCCATTGAAGACTCAAAATTCTACATCATTGTTTTCTCCAAGAACTATGCCTCTTCATTTTGGTGTTTGGATGAACTTGTTAAGATAATGAAGTGTCACAGGAGTATGGAGCATACTGCTTATCCCCTCTTCTATGATGTGGAACCTTAG